The following nucleotide sequence is from Thermodesulfobacteriota bacterium.
TGGCCTGCTGATCGACGCGGCGCGGGGGATCTCCGCCTCGGACCGGTTCGTGCGGGAAGGCCGCTGGACGTCGGGAAGATTCCCGCTGACCACCCACGTCAGCGCGAAGCGGCTGGGCATCGTCGGCCTCGGGGAGATCGGGCGCGCCGTCGCCGGAAGGGCGGCGGGTTTCGCCATGGAAGTCCGCTACACCAACCGGAAGCCGGCAGAGGGCGTCCCGTACGGATTCGAACCCTCGCTGGAGGAACTGGCCCGCTGGGCCGATTTCCTGGTCGTGGCGGTCCCGGGAGGGCCTTCGACGGACCGCCTGGTCTCGTCGTCCGTCCTGGAGGCACTGGGCCCCGGGGGCTTCCTCGTCAACGTATCGCGGGGGACGGTGGTCGATCAGGAGGCCCTTGTCCGCGCCCTCGCGGACGGGACCATCGCCGGCGCCGGCCTGGACGTATTCGTCGACGAGCCGAACGTCCCCGACGGGCTGCTCCGCCGGGAAAACGTCGTCCTGACGCCGCACGTCGGAAGCGGGACGTTCGAGACGCGGAAGGCGATGGAGGATCTCGTCCTTGCGAACCTGGAGGCGTTCTTCAGGGACGGCAGGGTCCTGACGCCGGCGTTCTGACCGTCCGCGGGAATCTCAGGAGCCGGGCACGGCCTCGCCCGATTTGCTCGTCACGCGCGGCCAGATCCATGCGATCAGCGACGGGACCACCAGGGCGAACGCCCCGACCGCAAGGATCGTCGCCGAGATGGGGCGGGTCAGGAACACCGTCAGGTCGCCCCGGTTGATCATCATCGCCTCCCGGAAGCTCCGTTCCATCATCGGGCCGAGGACCATCGCAAGGACCAGGGGCGCCAGGTCGTACCGGAGTCGGCGCAGGAAATAGCCCAGCAGGCCGAAGCCGACCATCAGCCAGATGTCGAGAAGCGAGTTGTTGACAGAGTAGACGCCCACCAGGCACAGGAGCATTACGGACGGCATGAGGATGAAGAGAGGGATTCGGATGATGCTCGCGAACACTCCCACCAGGGGCAGGTTGAAGACGAGCAGCATGAAATTTCCGATGTACATGCTGGCGATCACGCCCCAGAATAGGTCCGGCTTCTGGGTCATCAGCAAGGGGCCGGGATTGATGCCGTGGATCAGCAGGACCGCCATGACCACCGCCATCGCCGGGGTGAAGGGAATCCCCAGCGCCATCAGGGGGACGTAGGCGGCCCCC
It contains:
- a CDS encoding NAD(P)-dependent oxidoreductase, yielding GLLIDAARGISASDRFVREGRWTSGRFPLTTHVSAKRLGIVGLGEIGRAVAGRAAGFAMEVRYTNRKPAEGVPYGFEPSLEELARWADFLVVAVPGGPSTDRLVSSSVLEALGPGGFLVNVSRGTVVDQEALVRALADGTIAGAGLDVFVDEPNVPDGLLRRENVVLTPHVGSGTFETRKAMEDLVLANLEAFFRDGRVLTPAF